One part of the Algibacter sp. L1A34 genome encodes these proteins:
- a CDS encoding energy-coupling factor ABC transporter permease — MHIEPGIVDSAKIGLSYVTAAVVIMGVAKSSFSNIKKTNPLSFLVKSVATTALVFTFFQVLPHYSVGVSEVHFILGSTLFLLFGLAPASIGLALGLLIQGVFFAQIDLPQYGMNITTLLVPLMALSYVADKAITKDTPYIKLKYAQVLKLSLVYQAGIVGWVTFWAIYGQGVGVENLLNILSFGGAYMLVVLIEPLVDLGVLAAAKYLTGKLKESSFLEKRLYNAIQA, encoded by the coding sequence ATGCACATTGAACCAGGAATAGTAGATTCAGCGAAAATCGGGCTTTCATACGTAACAGCCGCAGTCGTAATTATGGGAGTAGCTAAATCATCTTTTAGCAACATTAAAAAGACCAATCCTTTGAGTTTCTTAGTCAAATCTGTTGCAACTACAGCTTTAGTATTTACATTTTTTCAAGTATTACCACATTATTCAGTAGGGGTTTCTGAAGTTCACTTTATTTTGGGTTCCACATTATTTTTACTTTTTGGTCTAGCACCTGCAAGTATCGGACTCGCACTAGGGTTATTAATTCAAGGCGTATTCTTTGCACAAATTGATTTACCTCAATATGGAATGAACATCACCACCTTACTTGTTCCATTAATGGCACTTTCTTATGTTGCTGATAAAGCAATAACAAAAGACACACCTTACATCAAATTAAAATACGCACAAGTTTTAAAACTATCATTAGTGTATCAAGCAGGTATTGTTGGTTGGGTTACATTTTGGGCAATATATGGTCAAGGTGTTGGTGTAGAAAACCTATTAAACATACTTAGTTTTGGTGGTGCTTATATGTTAGTTGTGTTAATTGAACCATTGGTAGATTTGGGAGTATTAGCTGCAGCAAAATACTTAACAGGTAAACTTAAAGAAAGTAGCTTTTTAGAGAAGAGACTTTATAATGCTATACAAGCATAA
- a CDS encoding cob(I)yrinic acid a,c-diamide adenosyltransferase, with product MKIYTRKGDKGSTGVFGGKREFKNSPRIECIGTLDEVNSTIGLMRSKLGNEHEWQPNLHRVQKDMMNMMSHLARPSNSKKENPNPEPKDGADFCENWMDEMEEKITSPSDYFLLPGGNEISALCHVCRTQTRRGERQLVTLMQEDPECVHDYIMSYVNRLSDLFFTMARAEMDKHGVAEEKWNLFLYKRKKKVTKD from the coding sequence ATGAAGATTTACACAAGAAAAGGAGATAAAGGTAGTACCGGCGTTTTTGGAGGGAAAAGAGAGTTTAAAAACTCTCCAAGAATTGAATGTATTGGAACGTTGGATGAGGTGAATTCTACCATTGGCTTAATGCGTTCTAAACTAGGAAACGAACACGAATGGCAGCCTAATTTACATCGTGTTCAAAAGGATATGATGAATATGATGTCTCATTTAGCACGTCCATCAAATTCTAAAAAAGAAAATCCTAATCCGGAACCTAAAGACGGTGCTGATTTTTGCGAAAATTGGATGGATGAAATGGAAGAAAAAATTACTTCTCCTTCAGATTACTTTTTATTACCAGGAGGTAATGAAATATCGGCGCTTTGCCATGTTTGTAGAACGCAAACAAGACGAGGTGAAAGACAATTGGTTACACTAATGCAAGAAGACCCAGAATGTGTTCACGATTACATCATGAGTTATGTTAACAGGCTATCCGATTTGTTTTTTACAATGGCGAGAGCAGAAATGGACAAGCACGGTGTTGCCGAAGAAAAATGGAACTTATTCTTATATAAAAGAAAGAAAAAAGTAACAAAAGATTAA
- a CDS encoding cobyrinate a,c-diamide synthase has translation MIKQLIISAPSSNAGKTTLTLGLLRLLKRKTKAVQPFKVGPDYIDPKFHQLACGQTGVNLDLFMMSQEDINNNLNFYGKDSQVNCIEGVMGLFDGAQKDKGSTAEMAKKLETPVLLVIDAKAVAYSVAPLIQGFVNFDAEVKVMGVVFNRVGSERHYTMLQEACEDIGVQCFGYLSNLKNIEIPSRHLGLNIQEIEKFDILIDEIADALETTMDWKAILEASKDVVCIPISSEEKNLTEKIKFAVAKDEAFNFIYPQNITAMEQLGTVQFFSPIHDAEIPDCDFIYFPGGYPEVYLKELSANKIMRHSIHKFAKNGGQIYAECGGMMYLGKSIISEDNESFEMVNFFDFESTIADKKLHLGYRTSTINDSIFKGHEFHYSSLINNNETTIDATITNARAGNTTTKIYKKQNVMASYVHHYLGTSEKLTQLINEINNSL, from the coding sequence ATGATAAAACAACTCATCATATCGGCTCCAAGTAGCAACGCAGGTAAAACAACCCTTACTTTAGGTTTGTTGCGTTTATTGAAACGTAAAACAAAAGCGGTACAGCCTTTTAAAGTTGGTCCGGATTATATAGACCCAAAGTTTCATCAATTGGCTTGTGGACAAACAGGTGTTAATTTAGATTTGTTTATGATGTCTCAAGAAGATATTAACAACAATCTAAACTTTTACGGTAAAGATTCTCAAGTAAATTGCATCGAAGGTGTAATGGGTTTATTTGATGGTGCTCAAAAAGATAAAGGTAGTACGGCAGAAATGGCTAAGAAATTAGAAACACCCGTTTTATTGGTGATTGATGCCAAAGCGGTTGCATATTCTGTTGCTCCACTTATTCAGGGTTTTGTCAATTTTGATGCAGAAGTAAAAGTAATGGGCGTTGTTTTTAACCGTGTTGGTTCCGAAAGACATTATACAATGTTGCAAGAAGCTTGTGAGGATATTGGTGTGCAATGTTTTGGTTATTTATCAAACTTAAAAAACATTGAAATTCCATCAAGACATCTTGGGTTAAATATTCAGGAAATAGAAAAATTTGATATTCTGATTGATGAAATTGCTGATGCTTTAGAAACAACTATGGATTGGAAAGCAATATTAGAAGCTTCAAAAGATGTGGTTTGTATTCCTATTTCATCCGAAGAAAAAAATCTTACTGAAAAAATAAAATTTGCGGTCGCTAAAGATGAAGCTTTCAACTTTATATATCCTCAAAATATAACAGCAATGGAACAATTAGGGACTGTTCAGTTTTTTAGCCCTATTCACGATGCTGAAATTCCTGATTGTGATTTTATCTATTTCCCTGGAGGATATCCTGAGGTTTATTTAAAAGAACTATCCGCTAATAAAATAATGCGCCATAGTATTCACAAATTTGCTAAGAACGGCGGACAAATATATGCCGAATGTGGTGGTATGATGTATTTAGGGAAATCTATTATTTCTGAAGATAATGAATCTTTTGAAATGGTAAATTTCTTCGATTTCGAATCTACAATTGCAGATAAAAAATTGCATTTAGGATATCGTACTTCTACTATTAACGATAGTATTTTTAAAGGACACGAGTTTCATTATTCTAGCCTGATTAATAATAATGAAACAACTATTGACGCAACAATTACAAATGCGAGAGCAGGCAATACAACTACAAAAATTTATAAAAAACAAAACGTAATGGCTTCTTATGTGCATCATTATTTGGGTACATCAGAAAAACTTACACAATTAATTAACGAAATAAATAATAGCCTATGA
- a CDS encoding bifunctional adenosylcobinamide kinase/adenosylcobinamide-phosphate guanylyltransferase, with translation MSTKIVHIITGGQRSGKSEYGETIALNLDDAPTYLATSKYWDDEYCKRIEIHKQRRTDHWTTIEEELDISKITAVNKVLFVDCITLWITNVMDHFKYDATLSYDFVIKEWDLLCKENSIVIAITNEVGLGVIPMEKATRQFVDLQGKVNQYIAKKATKVDFMVSGIPIHTKG, from the coding sequence ATGAGCACTAAAATAGTACATATTATTACAGGAGGACAACGATCTGGTAAGAGTGAATATGGAGAGACGATTGCTTTAAATCTAGATGATGCTCCTACGTATTTAGCAACCTCTAAATATTGGGACGATGAATACTGTAAACGTATTGAAATCCACAAACAAAGGCGCACAGATCATTGGACAACTATTGAAGAGGAACTCGATATTAGTAAAATAACGGCAGTTAATAAGGTGTTGTTTGTAGACTGTATTACACTTTGGATCACTAACGTTATGGATCATTTTAAATACGATGCGACTTTAAGTTATGACTTTGTAATTAAAGAATGGGATTTATTATGCAAGGAAAATAGTATTGTAATAGCCATTACTAACGAGGTCGGTTTGGGAGTTATACCTATGGAAAAAGCAACCCGGCAATTTGTAGACTTACAGGGAAAGGTGAATCAATATATCGCCAAGAAAGCAACTAAGGTAGACTTTATGGTTTCTGGAATTCCAATACATACAAAAGGATGA